The Xiphophorus couchianus chromosome 5, X_couchianus-1.0, whole genome shotgun sequence genome includes a region encoding these proteins:
- the dpcd gene encoding protein DPCD — translation MAVQNWIDVLKSSQKTALIQDGKRKIHYLFTDGKEMAEEYNLKTDELISRKWRQKSTLGVQGVWQVEVGEPVNVPAALNSDVIKENCSNPVFMRKDTKTSFQWRIRNLPYTKDVFSVSMEPSERCIIIKTTNKKYYKKFSVPDLDRSQLPLDGAALSYTHANNTLIVSYQKPKEILTLEQELLKEVKKLKGTGEGDVDCTTQ, via the exons ATGGCCGTGCAAAACTGGATCGATGTCCTGAAATCTTCGCAGAAAACGGCCTTGATACAGGACG GGAAAAGGAAGATCCATTACCTCTTCACAGATGGAAAAGAAATGGCTGAAGAGTACAACTTGAAAACAGATGAACTCATCT CTAGAAAGTGGCGGCAGAAAAGCACGCTGGGAGTTCAGGGTGTTTGGCAGGTAGAAGTCGGGGAGCCAGTAAACGTACCTGCAGCTCTCAACTCCGATGTCATTAAAGAAAACTGCTCCAAT CCGGTGTTTATGCgcaaagacacaaaaaccaGCTTTCAGTGGCGAATCCGTAACCTTCCCTATACCAAGGATGTCTTCAGTGTTTCCATGGAGCCCTCTGAGAGATGCATCATCATAAAGaccacaaataaaaa GTATTACAAGAAGTTCAGTGTTCCTGATCTGGATCGAAGCCAGCTGCCGCTCGATGGCGCCGCACTCAGTTACACACATGCCAACAACACTTTAATAGTCAGT TACCAGaaacccaaagagattttaacCCTGGAGCAGGAGCTGCTGAAGGAAGTGAAGAAACTGAAGGGGACCGGTGAAGGGGACGTCGACTGTACAACCCAGTGA
- the fgf8b gene encoding fibroblast growth factor 8b isoform X1 has product MFYFDFFLFVCLFVCFLVQKQIFYFFYFICCLCRRFLQLAALCFYAQDTVQSPPNFKQHVTEQSRLSDRMSRRLTRTYQLYSRTSGKHVQVLANKRVNANGDDGAVHAKLEVETDSFGSRVRIKGVKTGYYICMNKRGKLIGKRKGRGKDCIFTEIVLENNYTALQNAKYEGWYMAFTRKGRPRKASKTKQHQREAHFMKRLPRGHLLSDRRPFDVLPLPVPVQPLSRRTKHSHHQRSGGR; this is encoded by the exons atgttttactttgacttttttttgtttgtttgtttgtttgtttgttttttggtgcaaaaacagatattttattttttttattttatttgctgtttatgCCGCAGGTTTCTCCAGCTCGCGGCGCTTTGCTTTTACGCACAG GACACTGTGCAGTCGCCTCCTAATTTCAAGCAGCACGTCACCGAACAGAGCCGGCTGTCGGACCGCATGAGCCGCAGACTGACCCGAACCTACCAGCTGTACAGCCGAACCAGTGGGAAGCACGTCCAGGTCCTGGCCAACAAGCGGGTCAATGCTAACGGGGACGACGGCGCGGTGCACG CTAAGCTGGAAGTGGAGACAGATTCCTTTGGGAGTCGCGTTCGGATCAAAGGGGTGAAGACGGGATACTACATATGCATGAACAAGAGAGGGAAGCTGATTGGCAAG cgAAAAGGACGAGGCAAGGACTGCATCTTCACCGAGATCGTCCTGGAAAACAACTACACAGCCCTGCAGAACGCCAAGTACGAGGGCTGGTACATGGCCTTCACGCGCAAGGGCCGCCCGAGGAAGGCCTCGAAGACCAAGCAGCACCAGAGGGAAGCCCACTTCATGAAGCGTCTTCCGAGGGGCCACTTGCTGAGCGACAGGAGGCCATTCGACGTCCTCCCTCTGCCCGTCCCCGTGCAGCCTCTCAGCAGGCGGACTAAACATTCCCATCACCAGCGCTCTGGGGGACGCTGA
- the fgf8b gene encoding fibroblast growth factor 8b isoform X2: MKQYLNYYRMRLRTSRLGYLFLQLAALCFYAQDTVQSPPNFKQHVTEQSRLSDRMSRRLTRTYQLYSRTSGKHVQVLANKRVNANGDDGAVHAKLEVETDSFGSRVRIKGVKTGYYICMNKRGKLIGKRKGRGKDCIFTEIVLENNYTALQNAKYEGWYMAFTRKGRPRKASKTKQHQREAHFMKRLPRGHLLSDRRPFDVLPLPVPVQPLSRRTKHSHHQRSGGR, encoded by the exons ATGAAGCAATATTTGAACTATTACAGGATGAGGCTGAGAACATCGAGGTTAGGTTATCT GTTTCTCCAGCTCGCGGCGCTTTGCTTTTACGCACAG GACACTGTGCAGTCGCCTCCTAATTTCAAGCAGCACGTCACCGAACAGAGCCGGCTGTCGGACCGCATGAGCCGCAGACTGACCCGAACCTACCAGCTGTACAGCCGAACCAGTGGGAAGCACGTCCAGGTCCTGGCCAACAAGCGGGTCAATGCTAACGGGGACGACGGCGCGGTGCACG CTAAGCTGGAAGTGGAGACAGATTCCTTTGGGAGTCGCGTTCGGATCAAAGGGGTGAAGACGGGATACTACATATGCATGAACAAGAGAGGGAAGCTGATTGGCAAG cgAAAAGGACGAGGCAAGGACTGCATCTTCACCGAGATCGTCCTGGAAAACAACTACACAGCCCTGCAGAACGCCAAGTACGAGGGCTGGTACATGGCCTTCACGCGCAAGGGCCGCCCGAGGAAGGCCTCGAAGACCAAGCAGCACCAGAGGGAAGCCCACTTCATGAAGCGTCTTCCGAGGGGCCACTTGCTGAGCGACAGGAGGCCATTCGACGTCCTCCCTCTGCCCGTCCCCGTGCAGCCTCTCAGCAGGCGGACTAAACATTCCCATCACCAGCGCTCTGGGGGACGCTGA
- the LOC114145656 gene encoding uncharacterized protein LOC114145656 isoform X1, with translation MTQSPDCPCTTSSAGNTEQIRAENDQDQMTTSVPNEIDPVLDSLPINSEELEKEMTQSPDCPCTTSSAGNTEQIRAENDQDQMTTSVPNEIDPVLDSLPINSEELEEEMSQSPDCPCTTSSAGNTEQIRAENDQDQMTTSVPNEIDPVLDSLPINSEELEEEMSQSPDCPHTTSSAGNTEQCQKHHLMCTTVSSLEKCTQCFGPCSSFKWVGYQCKGCSKVWHSSCLKQIIKDDGSQAKELFKYSIADSSSDNNTSPSKECEMSDDDHASDIDYIPNSESAEADEDSDVSIPLQPIKSKVGQLQGNPTIPDLTSFLPDSSSVVEPCTSNYWPPFHTDDMGDGTFETFSPAKSTKDSNNKPKSQKELHKQESSQHILSAKNYCFVCGRPQSKISRHLKTHKTHAEIAYAFSLPEDSKERNVLLEKMRNKGNFKHNCEVLQSGKGSLKVKRKPKAKTGTFIHCMYCQGMYIRKELWRHVQRCPCKPQNEDLNQGHGRTKVLGFAMAQESAFCQEISSGVWKLLGPMKQDDVATVVRNDLTIIQFAQSLYNRHGQDPTKYEYIRQKLREIGRLLICLRSEFSIHNLEEAVKPANFQRVVQAVKIVCGFDEEKHSYQTPSLALKLGHTLQKISDIIHCRALMAEDEELIKSTDTFKKLYTSKWSELVSHTALNTLSHAKYNKPLTLPFTEDVQSLHRYLKKSGENAFSNLKEEVSPQNYAELAKVTLAQVIVFNRRRAGEVSKMRLRGFQQRDDSKLHEDVAAGLSKVEKRLCSYFSRVEIIGKRGRKVAVLLSPDVVDALTLLVSKREQCGVCSTNIFLFARPRSQSHYRGQDCLRVYGSQCGAKHPEFLRSTQLRKHVATLSQVLNLKNNEIDQVADFLGHDIRVHREFYRLPVPTTQLAKISKLLLSMEKGHVSTLQGKSLDDIEIEDEIELSEDEEKEDLSDLDDCDSVEPEEPVETVESVEPEEPVEPEEPVEPEEPVEPVEPEQSKNMDDLLGAVSSTAEETVPPVEETSSAAPRRQPKKPWSSAEVSAVMRHFKAHIGKGKLATKNECKHCKLVEGPVLAQRTAQNIRDFVRNRGITAMRQAQKKRL, from the exons ATGACCCAAAGTCCTGACTGTCCTTGTACAACTTCTTCAGCTGGCAACACAGAACAG atcagagctgaaaatgatcagGATCAGATGACAACCAGTGTCCCAAATGAGATAGACCCTGTCCTGGATTCACTCCCCATCAATTCAgag gaaTTGGAGAAAGAAATGACCCAAAGTCCTGACTGTCCTTGTACAACTTCTTCAGCTGGCAACACAGAACAG atcagagctgaaaatgatcagGATCAGATGACAACGAGTGTCCCAAATGAGATAGACCCTGTCCTGGATTCACTCCCCATCAATTCAgag gaaTTGGAGGAAGAAATGTCCCAAAGTCCTGACTGTCCTTGTACAACTTCTTCAGCTGGCAACACAGAACAG atcagagctgaaaatgatcagGATCAGATGACAACGAGTGTCCCAAATGAGATAGACCCTGTCCTGGATTCACTCCCCATCAATTCAGAG gaaTTGGAGGAAGAAATGTCCCAAAGTCCTGACTGTCCTCATACAACTTCTTCAGCTGGCAACACAGAACAG TGTCAAAAACATCACTTGATGTGCACAACAGTATCCTCTTTGGAGAAGTGTACTCAGTGTTTTGGACCTTGTTCTTCATTCAAGTGGGTTGGCTACCAGTGCAAAG gTTGTTCAAAAGTCTGGCATTCATCCTGCCTTAAACAAATTATAAAGGATGATGGATCTCAG GCAAAAGAACTGTTTAAGTATTCCATAGCTGACTCCTCATCAGATAACAACACATCACCTTCCAAAGAATGTGAAATGTCAGATGATGACCATGCATCTGATATTGACTACATACCAAATTCAGAATCTGCAGAAGCTGATGAAGACTCAGATGTTAGCATCCCTCTTCAGCCCATCAAGTCTAAAGTTGGACAACTTCAAGGAAACCCAACAATACCCGATCTCACTTCATTCTTGCCAGACTCAAGTTCTGTGGTTGAACCTTGCACATCAAATTACTGGCCTCCTTTTCACACAGATGATATGGGTGATGGCACATTCGAAACATTCAGCCCAGCCAAGTCTACCAAAGACtcaaacaataaaccaaaaagTCAAAAGGAGCTTCACAAACAGGAATCCTCACAGCATATTTTGAGTGCTAAGAACTATTGCTTTGTATGTGGTAGGCCACAGAGCAAAATTTCACGCCATTTAAAAACCCACAAGACACATGCTGAAATTGCTTATGCCTTTTCCCTTCCGGAAGACTCAAAAGAGCGCAATGTTCTTCtagaaaaaatgagaaacaaggGGAACTTCAAACATAACTGTGAGGTTTTACAAAGTGGGAAAGGATCGTTGAAAGTTAAGAGAAAGCCAAAAGCAAAGACTGGAACATTTATACATTGTATGTACTGCCAAGGTATGTACATTCGAAAGGAACTATGGAGACATGTGCAAAGATGCCCCTGTAAGCCACAAAATGAAGATTTGAACCAAGGACATGGAAGAACCAAAGTACTGGGTTTTGCTATGGCTCAAGAGTCTGCATTCTGTCAAGAGATTTCAAGTGGGGTTTGGAAGCTCCTCGGTCCCATGAAGCAGGATGATGTAGCCACAGTTGTGAGAAATGACCTGACCATTATTCAGTTTGCCCAGTCTCTCTACAACAGACATGGACAAGACCCTACTAAGTATGAGTACATCCGACAGAAGCTCCGTGAAATTGGACGTCTGTTAATATGTCTACGGTCTGAATTCTCTATACATAACTTGGAGGAAGCTGTGAAACCTGCTAACTTCCAAAGAGTTGTCCAGGCAGTAAAGATTGTCTGCGGTTttgatgaagaaaagcattcatACCAAACACCAAGTCTTGCACTAAAACTGGGACATACACTACAGAAAATCAGTGACATTATCCATTGCCGAGCGCTCATGGCAGAAGATGAAGAACTGATTAAGTCAACAGACACTTTCAAAAAGCTGTATACATCCAAGTGGTCTGAGTTAGTGTCACATACTGCCTTGAACACTCTGAGTCATGCCAAATATAATAAGCCATTAACCTTACCATTCACAGAAGATGTTCAGAGTCTTCATAGGTACCTTAAGAAATCTggagaaaatgcattttctaacTTGAAAGAAGAGGTCAGCCCCCAGAATTATGCAGAACTTGCAAAAGTTACTCTTGCACAGGTCATTGTGTTCAATCGAAGACGAGCTGGAGAAGTCTCAAAGATGCGTCTCAGAGGTTTCCAGCAGAGAGATGACTCCAAGCTCCATGAAGATGTTGCTGCTGGATTGTCCAAGGTTGAAAAAAGGCTCTGTAGCTACTTCAGCCGTGTTGAAATAATTGGAAAAAGAGGTCGAAAAGTTGCGGTTCTCCTTTCTCCAGATGTGGTGGATGCTCTGACTCTGCTGGTCAGCAAAAGAGAGCAATGTGGTGTTTGCTCCacaaacatctttctttttgccCGACCAAGATCTCAAAGTCACTACAGGGGCCAAGACTGTTTGCGTGTTTATGGAAGCCAATGTGGGGCGAAGCATCCCGAGTTCCTCAGGTCCACGCAACTCAGGAAGCATGTTGCCACATTGTCACAAGTCCTCAAcctcaaaaataatgaaattgaCCAGGTGGCTGACTTCCTGGGACATGATATTCGTGTCCACAGGGAATTTTATCGCTTACCTGTGCCAACAACACAACTGGCAAAGATTTCTAAGCTTCTTTTGTCCATGGAGAAAGGACACGTATCTACCCTGCAAGGAAAATCCCTTGATGACATCGAAATCGAAG ATGAAATAGAACTAAGTGAGgatgaagaaaaggaagattTAAGTGATTTGGATGACTGCGATTCTGTGGAACCTGAGGAACCCGTGGAAACCGTGGAATCTGTGGAACCTGAGGAACCTGTGGAACCTGAGGAACCTGTGGAACCTGAGGAACCTGTGGAGCCTGTGGAACCTGAGCAAAGCAAGAATATGGATGATTTGT TGGGAGCAGTGTCATCGACAGCAGAGGAAACTGTCCCTCCTGTTGAAG AGACCTCCTCTGCTGCACCCAGAAGACAACCAAAAAAACCATGGTCAAGTGCTGAGGTTTCTGCTGTTATGAGGCATTTTAAAGCTCACATAGGTAAAGGAAAACTTGCCACTAAAAATGAGTGCAAACACTGCAAGTTGGTGGAAGGTCCTGTGCTGGCTCAAAGAACAGCACAAAATATCAGGGACTTTGTGAGAAACCGTGGAATAACTGCTATGAGGCAGGCACAAAAGAAAAGGCTCtag